One Streptomyces lincolnensis genomic region harbors:
- a CDS encoding ABC transporter substrate-binding protein, translating to MRSGLAALAAIALTAGVAGCGSEAGAGTSTGSEGSAISAERCAQNKAAGTITYLSGYQYQSSVSILEYIAASRLGYFKDLCLNVVLKPGTGDTAQNTKLLAGGRATVSPVAEQDVIQARANGIDITGISSYSNAGLEVLMTNKDITRLTQLDGKVVGHKGYVPATVRAMLVKAGVRWDSLKLVKQGYDPSVLPRRQGGLEALTGFVSNEPNQLRAAGDAVTVWKPIDYGVPSSLGAMAVDPAFAKAHPHAVEDILRAALHAYDYCGADDKHIAECVGYAAQLSGPTYDKKLNTAIWKTETQIVKDHPTAGRPLGAIDPKNVAGIVDMLHRFGIVPDSVTAGRAEGWFDTSYVKAVHADDKLVWPAP from the coding sequence ATGAGATCGGGGCTCGCCGCCCTCGCCGCGATCGCGCTGACGGCCGGCGTCGCCGGATGCGGCTCGGAGGCCGGCGCCGGTACCTCGACCGGCTCGGAAGGGTCCGCGATCTCCGCCGAGCGGTGCGCCCAGAACAAGGCCGCCGGCACGATCACCTACCTGTCGGGGTACCAGTACCAGTCGTCGGTGTCGATCCTCGAGTACATCGCCGCGAGCAGGCTCGGCTACTTCAAGGACCTCTGCCTGAACGTGGTCCTCAAGCCCGGCACCGGCGACACGGCGCAGAACACCAAGCTGCTCGCCGGCGGCCGGGCGACCGTGAGTCCCGTCGCCGAGCAGGACGTCATCCAGGCCCGGGCCAACGGGATCGACATCACAGGCATCTCCTCGTACTCGAACGCCGGCCTGGAGGTCCTGATGACGAACAAGGACATCACCAGGCTGACCCAGCTCGACGGCAAGGTCGTCGGCCACAAGGGCTACGTGCCGGCCACCGTCCGGGCGATGCTGGTCAAGGCCGGAGTCCGGTGGGACTCGCTCAAGCTGGTCAAACAGGGCTACGACCCCTCCGTACTGCCGCGCAGGCAGGGCGGCCTCGAAGCCCTCACGGGGTTCGTCTCCAACGAGCCCAACCAGCTCAGGGCGGCCGGCGACGCCGTCACGGTGTGGAAGCCCATCGACTACGGCGTCCCGAGCTCGCTCGGCGCGATGGCGGTCGACCCGGCGTTCGCCAAGGCGCACCCGCACGCCGTCGAGGACATCCTGCGCGCCGCCCTGCACGCCTACGACTACTGCGGCGCCGACGACAAGCACATCGCCGAGTGTGTCGGGTACGCGGCACAGCTGTCCGGACCGACGTACGACAAGAAACTGAACACGGCCATCTGGAAGACCGAGACTCAGATCGTGAAGGACCATCCGACGGCCGGCCGGCCGCTGGGCGCCATCGACCCGAAGAACGTCGCGGGGATCGTGGACATGCTGCACCGGTTCGGGATCGTGCCCGACAGCGTGACCGCCGGCCGGGCCGAGGGATGGTTCGACACCTCGTACGTCAAGGCCGTCCACGCGGACGACAAGCTGGTCTGGCCCGCCCCGTAG